In a genomic window of Scheffersomyces stipitis CBS 6054 chromosome 4, complete sequence:
- a CDS encoding predicted protein, whose protein sequence is MSNPYQKSNTNNNPNSYEMGNYNKYSSGSNEDDFVSFMNEVQDINNSLDQYSNLINLISNKQRNFIQELDLNEDDTEYSSKQIDTLVAEAQSLQLDLKKRIKNIQTQAAHARDQTKIDQAENSRKRFLDLIQEYRLVEVNNREQTKAQAERQYKIIKPDASDAEIKAVVEDGSDTQQYFQQALLQSNRRGEARTVLNEVQVRHRELLKLEKTMAELTQLFHDMEELVIEQDQPIQQIDEQVANAQHDIEQGVGHTNKAVASARAARKKKLWCLAICVLIVIILAAVLGGYFGSR, encoded by the coding sequence ATGAGCAACCCTTACCAGAAAagcaacaccaacaacaacccGAACTCGTACGAGATGGGTAACTACAACAAGTACTCGTCTGGCtccaacgaagatgacTTTGTCTCGTTCATGAACGAGGTACAAGACATAAATAACTCGTTGGACCAGTACtcaaacttgatcaacttgatctcCAACAAGCAGAGAAACTTCATCCAggagttggacttgaacgaggatgacactgaatacagCTCCAAGCAGATTGATACCCTTGTTGCTGAGGCACAGTCGTTACagttggacttgaagaagagaatcaaaAACATCCAGACCCAAGCTGCGCACGCCAGAGACCAGACCAAGATCGACCAGGCTGAGAACTCGAGAAAGAGattcttggacttgatcCAGGAATACCGTTTGGTGGAAGTCAACAACAGAGAACAGACCAAGGCTCAGGCCGAGAGACAATATAAGATCATAAAACCAGATGCCAGCGATGCTGAAATCAAGGCTGTGGTTGAAGACGGGTCAGACACACAACAGTACTTCCAACAAGCTCTTTTGCAGTCTAACAGAAGAGGCGAGGCTAGAACCGTTTTGAACGAAGTCCAAGTCAGACACCGTGAATTGTtaaagttggaaaagacCATGGCCGAATTGACTCAGTTGTTCCACGACATGGAAGAATTGGTCATTGAACAAGACCAACCTATCCAACAGATCGATGAACAAGTCGCCAATGCCCAGCACGATATCGAACAGGGTGTTGGTCACACCAACAAGGCTGTAGCCTCTGCCAGAGCtgccagaaagaagaagttgtgGT